In Armatimonadota bacterium, a single genomic region encodes these proteins:
- a CDS encoding type II toxin-antitoxin system Phd/YefM family antitoxin, protein MIDLTRIHPVTDFVRNYKSFLTRIKETGQPEVLTVNGVPEAVLVDAKSYQEMVNALEHERFVKAVNEGIADMKAGRGQPLEESFADIRREYGLGRGE, encoded by the coding sequence ATGATCGATCTCACTCGCATCCATCCCGTCACTGACTTCGTTCGGAACTACAAGAGCTTTCTGACTCGAATCAAAGAGACGGGTCAGCCTGAAGTGCTGACCGTAAACGGGGTACCTGAAGCAGTCTTGGTCGACGCGAAGAGCTATCAGGAGATGGTCAATGCGCTTGAGCATGAGCGGTTCGTGAAAGCGGTCAACGAAGGAATCGCCGATATGAAGGCGGGTCGGGGTCAGCCTTTGGAAGAGTCTTTTGCGGACATTAGGCGGGAATACGGACTTGGCCGAGGCGAATGA